One part of the Deltaproteobacteria bacterium genome encodes these proteins:
- a CDS encoding branched-chain amino acid ABC transporter permease — MKLLLVILIDGLVYSSWLFLVAAGLTLIYGVMRILNMAHGSLYAVGAYASASVVGWYYATGYPPAAGYALFIFCAMATGLIAGILIERGILRFVYGKDEVIILLVTYAVLLILEDAIKLIWGVDAYFAIQPYKALGRTSIIGVPFANYDLALIAVAVLVGFLLWYGLNRTRHGKLLRAVIHDREISMAMGINVPAIFAATFAIGSILAAIAGGLIAPSLSVVPGMGIEVIVIAFAVVVTGGLGSIGGALLGSLLIGISRAAAVHLIPQGEVLVIFVIMATVLAVRPEGIFVRAKERKI, encoded by the coding sequence CTTTTGCTCGTCATCCTGATCGACGGCCTGGTCTACTCGTCCTGGCTGTTTTTGGTGGCCGCAGGCCTCACCCTCATCTACGGGGTGATGCGGATCTTGAACATGGCCCACGGCAGCCTGTATGCCGTGGGCGCTTACGCTTCCGCCTCGGTGGTGGGATGGTACTACGCAACGGGATACCCGCCTGCCGCAGGCTACGCCCTGTTCATATTCTGCGCCATGGCCACGGGCCTTATCGCGGGAATCCTGATCGAGCGGGGGATCTTGCGCTTCGTCTACGGAAAAGACGAGGTGATCATCCTGCTCGTCACCTATGCGGTCCTTTTGATCCTGGAGGACGCCATCAAGCTCATCTGGGGGGTGGACGCCTATTTCGCCATCCAGCCCTACAAGGCGCTTGGCAGGACGAGCATCATAGGGGTCCCCTTCGCGAACTACGACCTCGCCCTGATCGCCGTGGCCGTCCTCGTGGGGTTTCTGCTCTGGTACGGGTTGAACAGGACGCGCCACGGGAAGCTGCTCCGGGCCGTCATCCACGACCGGGAGATCAGCATGGCCATGGGCATCAACGTGCCCGCCATTTTCGCCGCCACCTTCGCCATCGGGAGCATACTCGCTGCAATCGCAGGCGGGCTGATCGCCCCGTCGCTCTCGGTGGTACCCGGCATGGGCATCGAGGTGATCGTCATCGCCTTCGCCGTCGTGGTAACCGGCGGGCTGGGGAGCATCGGCGGGGCGCTGCTGGGGTCACTGCTCATCGGGATATCGAGAGCCGCGGCGGTGCACCTTATCCCGCAGGGTGAGGTCCTGGTCATCTTCGTGATCATGGCGACGGTGCTTGCCGTTCGCCCCGAAGGGATATTCGTGCGGGCGAAAGAGAGGAAGATATGA
- a CDS encoding ATP-binding cassette domain-containing protein, with protein MKALLEVHNLSKNFGAVVAAEDINVTIGEKEVVGIIGANGAGKTTFVNIITGYVKPTGGTVRFQGIDITGQPPRKIIRMGICRSFQITQLFPDMDVWENLMVSCTLLNNPLKRLTRPFDQKGFRDRVMGTLEEFGISEYANEAASTLPQGVRKLLDVAMAMMGPTNLLLLDEPTSGVAIHEKFPLMDTIMESVKSTGAATIFIEHDMDIVQNYTDRIIAFYDGRVIADGPAADVVKNEEVIRYVIGQEPDGEG; from the coding sequence ATGAAAGCGCTCCTTGAGGTACATAACCTGTCGAAGAACTTCGGCGCCGTGGTTGCAGCGGAGGACATAAACGTCACGATCGGCGAAAAGGAGGTTGTGGGCATCATCGGGGCGAACGGCGCCGGAAAGACCACCTTCGTGAACATCATCACCGGCTACGTGAAGCCCACGGGGGGCACCGTGCGCTTCCAGGGAATTGACATCACGGGCCAACCGCCGCGTAAGATAATCCGCATGGGCATCTGCCGATCCTTCCAGATCACCCAGCTCTTTCCGGATATGGACGTGTGGGAAAATCTCATGGTCTCCTGCACGCTCCTGAACAACCCCCTCAAACGCCTGACCCGTCCCTTCGACCAGAAGGGGTTCCGGGACCGGGTGATGGGCACCCTCGAGGAATTCGGCATCAGCGAATATGCCAACGAAGCGGCATCGACCCTGCCCCAGGGAGTCCGCAAGCTCCTCGACGTCGCCATGGCCATGATGGGGCCTACAAACCTGCTCCTTCTGGACGAGCCCACGAGCGGCGTGGCGATCCACGAGAAATTTCCCCTGATGGACACCATCATGGAGAGCGTGAAATCAACGGGAGCAGCGACGATATTCATCGAGCACGACATGGACATCGTGCAAAATTACACCGACCGGATAATCGCCTTCTACGACGGGAGGGTCATCGCCGATGGGCCTGCCGCCGATGTGGTCAAAAACGAAGAGGTCATCAGGTACGTGATCGGCCAGGAACCGGACGGGGAAGGATGA
- a CDS encoding branched-chain amino acid ABC transporter permease yields MSRGKDRTIPLLTLGFSLLLAANFVMPRWLSFLVMVSLARSLVVIGIVVLMRSGLVSFGQGFFYCIGGYTAGIAGNYFGITDISLTLLISIAISALAGGLIGLLLCNYREIFFAMLTLAVSMILYSVIVKNPTLGGSDGFNVSPPHIFGISPDMADPGLSLPAVTCIVVYLVSVLIHRYFKSGLGYAGVAVRLNEIRVEYLGASPKVIVYSKYILAGVLASIGGTLIAYGTGHVDPELAYWTTSGEFVFVGLLGGVSHVAAPVIASVLFQVLRSYALDLAPYVWQMLLGFVLLMIILFLPEGLWSVIARLNPKRRGDESAP; encoded by the coding sequence ATGAGCCGCGGGAAGGACAGGACGATTCCCCTCCTGACCCTGGGGTTCTCCCTTCTTCTGGCTGCGAACTTCGTCATGCCGAGATGGCTCTCCTTTCTCGTCATGGTGTCTCTCGCCAGGTCCCTCGTGGTGATCGGGATCGTGGTGCTGATGCGATCGGGGCTCGTCTCCTTCGGTCAGGGGTTCTTTTACTGCATCGGCGGATACACGGCCGGAATCGCTGGCAACTACTTCGGGATAACGGACATCTCCCTCACGCTTCTGATCTCCATCGCCATATCCGCGCTGGCAGGGGGCCTCATCGGGCTGCTCCTGTGCAACTACCGGGAGATCTTCTTCGCCATGCTGACGCTGGCCGTCTCCATGATCCTCTACAGCGTCATCGTCAAAAACCCGACACTCGGGGGGAGCGACGGGTTCAACGTCTCTCCCCCGCACATCTTCGGCATATCGCCGGACATGGCGGACCCCGGGCTGTCGCTGCCCGCCGTTACCTGCATCGTCGTCTACCTCGTATCTGTCCTTATCCATCGCTATTTCAAATCGGGGCTCGGCTACGCCGGTGTCGCCGTGCGCCTCAACGAGATCCGGGTCGAATATCTCGGCGCCTCCCCGAAAGTGATCGTCTACTCGAAATACATCCTTGCAGGCGTGCTCGCCTCTATCGGCGGGACCCTCATCGCCTACGGGACGGGCCACGTTGACCCGGAGCTCGCGTACTGGACCACGTCGGGCGAGTTCGTCTTCGTTGGGCTGCTCGGGGGCGTGAGCCACGTGGCGGCGCCCGTGATCGCCTCCGTCCTGTTTCAGGTGCTGCGCAGCTACGCACTGGATCTGGCCCCGTACGTCTGGCAGATGCTGCTCGGCTTCGTGCTCCTGATGATAATCCTGTTCCTTCCGGAGGGGCTCTGGTCCGTCATCGCACGGCTCAATCCGAAGAGGAGAGGTGATGAAAGCGCTCCTTGA
- a CDS encoding ATP-binding cassette domain-containing protein — MLEVSHLNVFFQKTHILRDVSLDVGKGSIAGVIGRNGAGKTTLMRTIMGLTKVESGRIVIGGSEVTMEKAHKRPALRVGYMPEDRRLIPDLTVEENVLLPVWATAATGFRNRLEWVYGLMPEVEAMSRRKALQLSGGQLKLVALARALIIGEKLLLLDEPFEGVAPALAMRLAEVLRTLRVEGIAILLSASDDTYSADLVENSFTIERGEIIARNRAGSTNEIE; from the coding sequence ATGCTCGAAGTTTCCCATCTGAATGTTTTCTTCCAGAAGACCCACATTTTGCGGGATGTGTCCCTGGACGTGGGAAAGGGATCGATTGCGGGAGTCATCGGGAGGAACGGCGCGGGGAAAACCACGCTCATGAGAACGATCATGGGGCTCACGAAAGTAGAGTCGGGCAGGATCGTCATCGGCGGCTCGGAGGTGACGATGGAAAAGGCCCACAAGCGTCCGGCCCTTCGGGTGGGGTACATGCCCGAAGACAGGAGGCTCATCCCCGACCTCACCGTCGAGGAGAACGTGCTGCTTCCCGTGTGGGCCACGGCTGCAACCGGTTTCAGGAACCGGCTCGAATGGGTGTACGGGCTCATGCCGGAAGTCGAGGCCATGTCCAGGCGCAAGGCGCTCCAGCTCTCCGGCGGCCAGCTCAAGCTCGTGGCGCTTGCCCGGGCGCTTATCATCGGGGAAAAGCTCCTGCTTCTCGACGAGCCCTTCGAGGGTGTGGCCCCGGCACTTGCCATGCGCCTGGCGGAGGTGCTGCGTACCCTCAGGGTGGAGGGGATCGCCATCCTTCTCTCCGCCTCCGATGACACCTATTCTGCGGATCTCGTGGAGAACTCCTTCACCATCGAGAGAGGGGAGATAATCGCCAGGAACCGGGCAGGGAGCACGAATGAGATAGAATAA